The sequence ACTATTGTGATTAATCTGTACGGCTAGCAACAAAACACGTACATCCATTATTTTCATGTGCTTGTGGGAGCACAGAATCCTGGCCTTCAGGTTGTTTCTGCCAGCTGCGATTGCCAATATGATTTGGTTCATACTAGCTGGTTGGGTCTAAATAACCGAGTcaaaggacttttaggtctttttaagtgcacctaacggtgctaactttccatccatcatttTTGGTCAAAATttgcctagtctagcaataaataaaaaaagtggcctggAAATGAAAAGCACCAGAAAAACGGGCCTATTTTTGTGAAAAGCCCAACTTTTAAGAGTTTCAGTTGTGAAGCAGCGTTTTCCCAATAGCCTACCGCTGAGTATTATGTAATGTgtaaccaaatagaaagacattaGAGTGGGCTATGCTAGTAGACATAAAGCACTGAGTGTCAACATTAATCTATTAACAAATTTGAGTTCTGAATTAAGAATAAAATGAAAGATGTCTCCCTAAATTACAATATGAAAGAAGGCCATCAAGCAAATTCATTTTGCAAAGTCTGGTCCACTTCATCCTTTCAGTAAATACTCCCCAACACAAATTACCTATTCCCCAAATACATATAACTGAATTGATTAACAAAAAAAGGAGGACAAAATAATTACTACTGCAACCTGGTAATAGTTTGGCTCATTGATAAACAACAATGCAATTACAATAACATTTGTGCATACACAACTACAACCCAAACTTAATTTAATCTTTCAACATACAATCAACAACTCTCACTGCAACGACATTTATTAATCTCCAGTATACAAACCACCATTTCTCTTTcttcaaaagcaaaacaaagaatagaCCCCAAAATCCAACAGCAAATCCCAAAGCAACAATAGCATACAACAACAATTTATCTTTGACATCTTCGTAACTTCCATTTGGAGGATTACTTCTCTGATCATCCTCACAAACGTGGTTTGTGTAGAAGCCACACAACAAAGTGTTGTTAGCATATGCTGAACCATCTCCACTTAATGTGTCAAAGTGGGCTTCTCTTGGGATCCTACCACTCAAGTTATTATAAGATAGATTCAAATATCCAAGATAACGTACTGATACTAAAGAGTGTGGGATCTTTCCAGATAAGTTGCTGAAACTCGAATCCAAGGACTCCAAACCGCTCATGCTTCCAACACTTGGTGGCATTACGCCGGAAAAGCGATTATGTGACAGATTAAGCGTGGGGAGACCTTTTAGTTGACCAATCTCTTCTGGGATGTTTCCTTCGAGATCGTTGCATGATAGATCAATTCCTGCACTGTAGCTATACAGTTTCTGAAATTGCATCATGTTCCCTTTCAACGAcatttgaaatagtaaaccaattTCACCGCCAATAGGGAACAACTCGGTAGGTTTACTTACCAGCCTTTGTAAGTTCCCTACTGTCCTAGGAATTATCCCTGTGAGATTGTTTTGCGATAAGTCTAATATTTGGAGATTTTGTAAGTTACTAATCTCTTTAGGGATTGACCCGTTGAACTTGTTTGACCGCAAAGAAAGAATCCGTAGCAGCGACGAATTAAACACAGTGGGGATAGTCCCTCCGAATTTATTATTCGCTAAGCTTACAACTCTGAGATATGCAAGTTTACTAATGAAGTCAAGAGGACAACCACTAAGATTGTTGTCATTTAGTTGAAGATGATGCAACACTGAATTTTGTTGAAGAACCTCGATTGGAATATTTCCTGTGAGATTATTTCTGCCAAGGTTAAGAGAGAAAAGATACCTGCAATACCCTATTCTAAAAGGTATAAACCCAGATAATTTGTTGTTTGAGAGGTCAATAATAGAAGGACctggtttttttttcttaacataAAGAAAAGGGAATTGAACCTGAAAATTCATTTCCACCTAGATTAATGGTATCAAAACTAGAAAGTCTTTTTCCACTTTCTGTAGAGATTTCACCACTCAGTTTATTATGGGATAGGTCAAATGAAGTACGCGAATAGGTATCGAGAGCTTGAGGTGGAAGAGGCAGAGAGCCACTAAGTTGGTTTATCGACCAAGGAAATTGATAGGGTTTTTGGCAAGATAGTATGTAGACATAATAAAGTTGGTGAATTGTGTTGAAATTGATGAACCGAAATTCGAGTAGGAGAGATCAAGATGAGCAAGTTCTGTAAGATTAGAAAGCTGAAGTGGGATTTCTGAATCTTGGAAATTGTTGTAGGCAAGATCAATATATTCGAGATGGGTAATGACGTTGAAAACGGAAGGACATAACTTACCTGTTAATGAAGTGTTTGggaattcaaaaataaaattattttcttcGAGGTAGTTTTCCCTGGCTATGTTTCGAAGGTTGATGGAGATGACACGATTAGAATCGTATGAACATACAACTCCTTGCCAATTACAACAATTTTGATGTTTGTAACCATCTTTCCATGATGGCAAACGATTTCCAGGATCACTCAAAGGGAATTTGAAATCTAAGAGTGCTCTTCGCTCATTTTCATGGCATCCATGACTCGCTAGTGGTAATTGACCCATgctgatcaataaaaaaaaaacaagaaataaagatggACAAGAAGATGACAGAATAATGTCAGTTGATTACTCTTACAGAATGTGTTCATGGTTTATTTATCAACTGAAGTGTTTGCTTGATAAATGTGTGCCGAATAGCACAGCGTATGAACTGGTATTTATAGTTTTTAACGTTAACATTTCAATTTTACCAGTCCATTGAATTTTCAGTCATTGACTACGCGGTAGGTCCTAGCATAATTACATAGCTTTGACGTCCATTAAAGACTTTTTATCAGTTTACTGAAATATCTTGGGGTTCAAAATTCGAATGGACATTCACGTTCTTGAAGAAGTCACAAGTGATCAACATACCATGAACTTCAAGTGGTTTAAGTTTCTAACAGTTGCAGCTGCCAAACTGAATTTTCCTCATAGTCTACTAGTAGTTTTAAAGCAGAGAAAAAGACATTACAGAGGGCTAAGCCAGTAGACATACAAAACTGACTATCAACATTAATCTATTATATCAATTTGAGATCTCTATTGAAAATACATCATAGCATAATTGTTAAGAAAAAATCAAAACGAAATTCTAGAACAAAAATGAAAGATTTTTCCCTAGATTACAATCTGAATCAAGTGCATTAAGCATATTCATTTTGCATAGCCTGGTTCTTTTCATCTTTTCCATAAATACGTTGTAGCTCACGAGTCGCTGCTTGATATGATTCTGAATGAGATAGAgatgaaaagagaaggaaataatCAGTCctggataacaaaaaaagactCCATATTCGATGCAATTTGATAATGCAGCACAGCTGTAACCACAAATATGTTGATGATGTGATTCCCAATTAAGGTTA is a genomic window of Papaver somniferum cultivar HN1 unplaced genomic scaffold, ASM357369v1 unplaced-scaffold_6, whole genome shotgun sequence containing:
- the LOC113343481 gene encoding receptor-like protein EIX2, whose product is MNFQVQFPFLYVKKKKPGPSIIDLSNNKLSGFIPFRIGYCRYLFSLNLGRNNLTGNIPIEVLQQNSVLHHLQLNDNNLSGCPLDFISKLAYLRVVSLANNKFGGTIPTVFNSSLLRILSLRSNKFNGSIPKEISNLQNLQILDLSQNNLTGIIPRTVGNLQRLVSKPTELFPIGGEIGLLFQMSLKGNMMQFQKLYSYSAGIDLSCNDLEGNIPEEIGQLKGLPTLNLSHNRFSGVMPPSVGSMSGLESLDSSFSNLSGKIPHSLVSVRYLGYLNLSYNNLSGRIPREAHFDTLSGDGSAYANNTLLCGFYTNHVCEDDQRSNPPNGSYEDVKDKLLLYAIVALGFAVGFWGLFFVLLLKKEKWWFVYWRLINVVAVRVVDCMLKD